GCAGGCGCTCAGCTGGACAAACCCATATTCACCAAAGGGCTTCTTAGCCCTTCCCACAACAACCCGAACTAAACCCGAATTCAAGTGGAATTCCAAAGCAGTGGCCCTATAGGGTCGCATAGAACAACCCCAGGAGCCTTTACCTTCTCTGGGAAGATGTGAAGAAGGCCAgagacccccgccccccagcctgtGGGAACATGGGGCTCCCTGAGAAGAAGAGCACTTCCCTTGACCTTCAaggatcttttttcttttcttcatctcagaaagaaaacacaaattctGAACTCAGGACTTGGCAAGCGGTTCAATGCTCTCTCTGCCTTGGGGTCCTGCTACTTTTACCAGGCCCTCCCTCTTCCTCGTCCTCCAGCAAGGATGTCTCCCCTTCAGCTTACCTCCAGGATTGGAACGGGAGAAAGGCCGCTTCCCCttttttgttccacctctgaaaGTCAACCCATGGCAGCCCTTCAGATGCTAGTCCTCGTGTCAACGGCGCTCAAGAGAGGGTCGGCTGGCCTGGGTCTGCGGCTGCTGTCGGCCTCTTTATAAGAAAATTACTCTGAATGTGGAAGTCAGTCTCACTTTGAAATGCTTGCTTTTCACACAAGAAGACAAACTAAATAATAAACATGAGTGACTTCAGGTgtttagtttggggtttgggttttccaTGTCATCCAGTTTCAGCCATTATCATGAAAAGCACAGTTCAGCTTGCAAGCAGTAAGTTCCAAATATGCAGTCTAATTTGAAGTAGAAGAGATGGTAAAACATTGCATGTTTATGTACCCGAATCTCATCTCATGACATAGTTCCTGATTAAACAAAGGTCTGATTTTGCAATTAAACCTTTTATGTGATATAGAAGCATAAAGCAAGATAGCTCGGGGTTAATCATAGGTGAATAAACCATCACAGTCTGTACTATTTGCAAATCCACACTTTTAGGTGAGaaaaaagggattttttttttcctcctacaGAAGGCCATTGTGCCCTTTTTTTCTTGAAAATCTTTGGACATCAATCACtttaaatgtttttttccccattcatGTGAGGACAGACAGACTATATTGTTCAGAAGCTACGTGCACAAATGCACGCGTGTTCAGTGAAAGAGCAGTAAAAGAAACCCAAACTGTCCTTAGCCCATTGAAGGGGCCTTTTTCCCTTACTAGGAAATAGGCTGCCGGGCTGGAAATTACTTTATTGTTCTTTGTTGGGGGGGGTTTATAGCACTCGAGACTTGCTTTTTCATTCTGTCATTGCTGGAAGGAAACTGGCAGGCGTGGATTGGCAGTTCAGACGATGTTGATAGATCCTAGGTTAAGATCTGCTTTCAACCGTGGACATAAaggagggtggtagggtgggaaAAGTTTCACATAACTCCTGTCTCCTAAACAGCAAAGATGGCTTATGCAGCTACTGTACCTAAGACTTTATggtattttacatttttaaattctGTCTGTTATAAAATTATAGAGAACATTTTTCCTAAAAAAATATGTACAGTCAAAAAaatatgtacagtcttggaaattcacacggGCAGTTTTACTCCACCTGTAAGGTCTCTGtgggtcggaatcgactcaatgacagtgagctttggGTGtgagagaactgcccccatagggttgctaACATGGTCAGTCTTTACGGTAGCATGCTGCCCCAGCTTTCCCTGGAAGCTGGCTGGGCCAACCGTCTGACTTTTCAATGACCAACCCAGCACTTTACCACCCTGGTGCCAAGACTCCTCCCAAAATAGTGATCAGGTCATACACCAACTCCCAAATTAAAACGCTAATACGCTTTCTACTGGACTCCAGGATCCTATCTATACAACTGTCTATTGGATATCATGGCTTGGTTGGAAAACAGGGATGTTGGATGCTATGGAGCTgacctgactcatagggaccccactcggcagagtggaactgtcgaGTAGCTGtactctttacagaaacagattggCAAGTTTTTCACCTGCAGAGCCTCTGGATCAGTTTGAGTGGCCGATCTTTCCATTAGCGTCTGAGCGCTTAACAGTTGTACCCACCAGTGTTCCTCGGGAATAGCTCCCGTAGAGTGTCCAAGGCTCTACTTCTgttcagaagcaggctgccatatcccacccccatccagccccccagcctccctgcccccccccaggaAGGGCTGGTTGGCTCAAACCACTGATCTATCCAttcgcagtcaagtgcttaaccactgcgccatctccagggctctttcaTAAAAGCAAACCTACATCAAACCAATTATCAGAGTCTGTTCTGCCTCCTCACTGTTCTATAAATgtgtcagacactgtaaatctttatggggctgGTTCATTTCAGCCTCCTGCCTTGTGGTTGCCACCtgggtgcttaacccactgtgccacttggGCATTCTAATTCAATATCTTCAAGCCTCCTAAAACACCTAAGGGAGCCCAGTATTGAATATTTCTTAGATGTAAATAAACACTTTATCCTCCAGGGACATGAAGCTACTGGGCTTGCAAGTTAAGAACCACAGTCCCCAGGGACATTCAGATCAATTGGTGTAACATTGATCACAAAAATATGTCCTAACCCTACTCTGGTGACCAGCGCCCAGGACCTTAAAAGCTTATGAGCAGCCACTGAAGATACAATGACTGGTCTCTGCCCTGCGTAGAGcacagaagagtgatgaaaaccaAAGATGGAAGGCTGACATTAGTCCAGAGATCTGACTTCTTGCACCACAGCCGCCTCTAGcccaaaccagaagaactagatggtgcccagctaccaccagGAAAACGTTGTAAACCACGTTAAGTTTTAACTTTCTCCCAAGACCGAATTTTAAGCAAGGGATTGCCTGAGTAATGGGGTCTGGTCGCAACATAGAGACCAGCTTCATGAAGACAAAAGGTTATGGTAGTTTCATTTAATGATATGGGACACTCCTCTCACAAAAACAGGATACATATTCTCCAGTGCTCATGAAACATCCCAAGGGTAGACCACGTGTTAGGGTATAAAACAagtcaaacaaaactcactgtcaccaagttccaactcacagtgaccctacaggaccgggtCTGTCATCTAtagagctggccctgtgagtGTTGGAGACCGTAACTCCTTTCCGGATAGAAAGCCTTGTGTTTATTCTGTGAAGCAACTGATGGCTTCAAaccgctcaccttgtggttagtagcccaacccgaaatcactatgccacccaggCGCCATAAAACAAATATCAATACATTCAAAAGGGCTGCAATTGGAATTACATACTCTATTCTCCAAtcaaaatggaataaaattagCTGTCAGTAACAGAAGAGATTTGGGAACATTCACaaatatatggaaattaaaccgtCTATGTTTACATAATTCATGAGTCAAAGGAGAAGTCACAGGGGAAACGTGAAGGTGCTTTGAGAGGAACGAAAACAGAAACACAGCACACTCAAACTTATGGGATGTAGCAGAAGCAGTGCTCAGAGGGAAATGTAAAGGCCTCCGTTAAAAATGAAGAAGCAGCTCAATTATAACCTGACCTTCCATCTTAAGAAACTAGAAGAAAAGCAAACACAATCCAGATTAcacagaaaactcactgccatcgatgggtcaatgctgattcacagcgaccccgctgtgggtttccaaaaaggtgctgatgggagtggaaagcccagtctttctcccgaggagctgcaggTGCTTTTGAATGCTGACCACACAGATTGCTGCCCAACTtgcaaccactacatcaccagggctcccactaagccgaaggaagaaaataataaagattagcgTGTAAGTAAACAACACAGAGAATACAAAAACAGTAGAATCAACCAAATCAAGTCACTGTGGAAAATGCTTTGACAGTTCCTGAAAATGCTAGACAAAGTTTCAACTCAGCCCTGCAATTCCACACTTAGTAGATATTCGAACTCATGGCAACCGCACGTGCCATGGAGTCGAACTGCTTTACAGGGTTTGCCAGGGCTTTCCTCCCCAGCACAGCAGAATGGGTTCAAACACCAACCTTCTGATCGGCAGCCAGCCAAACCCTTGGCACCACCGGGGGCCTTTTCTAGCATAGGTTGTCGCTGTGTGCTGTGAGGTCGATTCTAGCCCCTAACAACCTTACAGGTGtgcagttccatgggagaaaggtgtggtcgTCTGAGATCTTTTGTTGGGGTTCATAAGGTGGCCATGAATCCCAACCAACTAGAAGTCAGTAGGTTCTTGGGACATACAAGGAGGTACCTCCCCCCAAACCCAATCCCAatgctctttgttttgttttctgtttttacattaggggctcatacaactcttatcacaatccatacttacactgttgttgttttttatgtgagggggattattcatttggagttctttacaccaggtcagactgttaatcaagctttctatttagaggttctgaaaagattgtgtaacagtgtgcagcaaaaaagcctgatttgtggcagacgggggactgattttgccaccatgaccatgcacctgctcaccagccatctcagtgcactagtttttgacaaaaaacagcatgtctctcttgccccttactcatctgacctcactctttttcgttctttttgtttctgcgaatgaagcgggggacatgaagggacagcgatttgatgatgtaaaagaggtgaagaaaacgaggggaggtgctgtcagccatccaaacaggcgagtttgaaaaatgtctctaagacttgacaaatgtactaaacgtaatggagagtactttgaaggcgataagattgtgttgtaaaaaaaaattaatgaatacatagctgggggggggggaatccgtTTTTTTTTTGGGTAACCACTCGGTCAGCCCAAACCCAGTGTAGCCTAGgatgtccaagactgtaatcttgatGAAGGCAGCTTGCCGCGTCTTTTTACTTCCAACTGACCAGTAAATTAACCATTGACCTTTCCCTTAGCAACCGAGTGCTCTAACCACTGCTCCGCCAGGGCTCCGCCAGCACCAAGCCCActttccccacagggtttcctaggctgaaacGTTGACAGGACTTTCTCCCGGGGCGGCTGGTGGGTGCCAAGCGCTGCCAAGCTGCTTAACttctgcaccaccaggctccgcTTGGTGTGTACGGTTGTCAGTCACCGTGAAGTTGGCTCCGTGTACAACGCGCTCAAGTCGCTCTTACGGGCCCTTAAAACTACAACTCCCGTGCCATCAAGCCGGACCGCAAAGGCTCATGGGATACACAATCTCGGGAcaattcccctccccaccccgccacTTCCGCCACACTGCCGTCAAATGCCCCCTGCTGCAAAAGAACCGGCCACACGTAGTTTGCCCTTCTGCCGTCAACCAACACGCGGCTTCCCTCCCTGGGAAAAGCTCGGCGCGCGACCAGCGTGACAGAGCGCTTTACGACAGTTGCTTTGTGGCCGcactggaggagaaagatggcgGCATCCGTGGTAGCTGCTCCAGAATTGGGGCTTGCCCCGGCCTGGGGGCCGCAGGCCCTCACCCCCGATTGGGGGAACCGAGAAGTCTCCACAGGGGTAAAGAAGGAGTCGGGCGGTGTTCAGGAGATGTGTTCCAGGCTCGACGCAATGAGAGACTAAGGCCTGAGTGGCGGGGGGAGGATGATGTGGGCTGTGGTGTGCTCTAGGCATGGGGACGGTACGTGGCCGTTTGGGGGGGACTTTCATGGTGGAAGGTGAATTGAAGCGTAGCGTTCAGGGATCCTGCGGGGCCACTGAAGCTCTTGAACTTAAGACCTGAATGTGCATTTGTTTGTGATTTGAACGATGGAATTCTGAAACCGTGGAGCGTTGAGGGCCCGAGGTGCTTGAAAAGGGGTCTGCAGTGCATGTTTCTGCCATTGGGGCCAGTGAGAGGGGTCTTTGAGGAGTGGGTGTTCTGACGAAAGTGGAAAAGCGCCCAAACTCTCACCCTTCTCTCTCTTCCCAGACCACTATCATGGCTGTGCAGTTCGACGGGGGCGTGGTGCTGGGCGCCGACTCCAGAACGACCACTGGGTGAGCTcggtactgaaggaaaaagccCCTTCTTCCCCTCTCAGCCGGTCCTCCTTGCCCTCCACAGACCTTCCCAAGAAGGTCTCGCCTGCCCCCTGGgagagaaggatttctcccagctTCCACTACTTCCCAGTTCCCTTAGCCGTAGGTGAAATCCTTGCCACATTTTTCTATCCAGCCCCCCAATAATGTGGATGAGAACTAATAAGCAATGCTAGAGTGCTTACCCCTGAGCCCTAGGGGAGTGGAAAGCATTGGGTTGGAGGTGGGAGATtgggtgggatgtgtgtgtgtgtccccgggGGTCTCTTCCCAACTATTCTGTCTTGCAGGTCCTACATCGCCAATCGAGTGACTGACAAGCTGACCCCGATTCATGATAGAATATTCTGCTGCCGTTCAGGTTCAGCTGCTGATACCCAGGCTGTAGCTGATGCCGTCACTTACCAGCTAGGCTTCCACAGGTGCGTGTGGGCAAGGGAAGGAGGAACTATCCCTGAGGAGTTGGGGCCCGAGGGTCTTGTCAGTGACTTGACTTCCAAGGCCTGACAGCTGTCTTCCTTGTGCCCTCTCTCATCTTTTAGCATCGAGCTCAATGAGCCTCCACTGGTACACACGGCAGCCAGCCTCTTTAAGGAGATGTGTTACCGATACCGGGAAGACCTGATGGCAGGAATCATCATCGCGGGCTGGGACCCCCAAGAAGGAGGGCAGGTCAGAACCCCCAGGGAAGACAAACTGGGACCACGCCTGTGGTCCTCACCCCACCCTTTCTTTTTCTCCATCTAGTTTGGATCGCACGTCAACTATTAACTCTCCCCAGATCAGTCCCACAGTAGATAGGTGAAGGTCTGTGTTGGGAGAGGAGACAAATGGTAACTCTTTTCCCTCCATCTGTCAGGTGTACTCAGTGCCCATGGGGGGTATGATGGTGCGGCAGTCCTTTGCCATCGGAGGCTCCGGGAGCTCCTATATCTATGGCTATGTCGATGCCACCTACAAGGAGGGCATGACCAAAGAGGAATGCCTGCAATTCACTGCCAATGGTGAGTCTGGGCCTGTGACCATCAACCCCCTTACCCAAGCCACGCCCGCACCCCGCCCTCCTTGTAGGGATCCCAGCATCAGTATCGGATCCTGACTCCAACGTTCTCCTTTTGCCCACAGCTCTCGCTCTGGCCATGGAGCGGGACGGCTCCAGTGGAGGGGTGATCCGCCTGGCAGCCATTGCAGAATCGGGGGTAGAGCGACAGGTTCTCTTGGGAGACCAGATCCCCAAATTCACCATTGCCACCCTACCACCCCCCTGAAGCCTGCAATTACGGAATATAAGAGACCTGcgcccccccacaccccaacgACGTGGAATTCAGTAAAGTTTGACAAAAAGAATCTGTGGCTTGGAATTCTTTTCTTGGCCTTAAGTGTGCTCTGGTGGTACATGGTGAGTTAAGCAgtgagctgctagctgcaagctCAGTGATTCAAGCCCAGCAGGTGAGCCTTGGGAGCTCACGGGGGGCAttcctgctctgccctatagggttccaGTGAATCTGAGAAGCCTGACTTGTCTGCCCCTCTCCTGTTTGTACCGACGACTGCACTGTATGAATGGTGCGGCCTCCCGATGAGTagtgtttgagatgaacttgtttgtcacaaaaGACTCCACAGCCCATTTCTGAtttacttttccttttttaaaagatgtttagTCACTCAGCCCACTGTTCAGGTTTGAGAgagaaggaatctggagggatttgcGTTTTTTACCTGTTAAGGAAATACACCGCGCGTGTGTGTacgatatatataaatacatcctGCTGTGCAGCCCTTCTCAAGAAATGAAAGCAACAGTAACAGCTTGTTAAACCCTCCACATATGTGGTTCTCTTACCCCCTCCCCACCTTGGAGGGGTAGTTTTCAAATCTTTCTCCAGACCCTAATTTTCCCTCACTGTATCCATGTCCAAAGGGCAGTTGCTCCAGTCAACGGCCCAGCCTCTCTAGTTCAAGCCCAAGTGGAATTCAGCATTCTGGCCAAGACGGCAGTTGTGGCCCCTCAGCCAGCTTCCTGACAGTTATTGGTGGCTACTGGCCTGAAGGCCCAAAGACCACATCGTTGACCCAGCCTCATGgtcccttctctccaccctcacctctccccttccCTGGTTGTCAAGAGCAGCTGGAGGTGAGAGACAGGTGGAACTTGTCAGTGGAGTTTAAGGTAGACTGGGTGTGAGAGGGCCAGCACTAAGTGATGTGGGCTGGCTTGAAGCCACTGCTCCCACAGTGGGTGTAGTGGTGCTGAGGGTGGACCCTGGCCCCTCTTCAGCTAGGTTGCTCAAGGCACTCCATGGCAGGGATTGACATTCTCAATCTTCCCCGTTTCTTCTCCCGTCTCTGATTCAGGGGATTGTGGGAGCTCCATGTGAAACACTTGTTCTAGAATGACACTGCCCTGGAAGGGGTGAGGCAGAGAGGCCCTGGATGAACGAAAGATGAACAGAGAGCACGTGTGTCTTAAAATAGCCAATGAaagtgctttgtcttcctgccgaCATCTGCTGTCTGTCTCTCATGGCGCCCTGTGATTCCTCACTCCACAGGCAGCCTCAGTCCTGAAAACGCTCTGGAAGTCATCAATCAAAGGCAGCTGCTCAGGGCAATCCCATGTCTGGGTAGAATTATGCTACATGGGGGTTTCTTCTTTTAATAAATCATcgtatgggggctcttacagctcttataataatccgtaCGTcatttgtatcaaacacatttgtacataggttgccatcatcatttcaaaacagtttctgcttgaacccttggtatcagctcttcctttttccctccctatcacaccctcccaccctcgtgagcccctgataaaattataagtttattattattttcataccttacaccatctgctgtctcccgtcacccacatttctgttgttcatccccacaggtggggggtgggggtgttacaGGTCAATCATTGCAGTTGGTTCCCTATttctcctcctcctgcccctACCTCATAGTATCgccattcccattcctgttcctgaggggcttatctgtcctggattccgtgtgttgagaactcttatctgtaccagtgtacaggctccgggagtctagccggatttgtaaggtagcactggGGCATGATgactggggaggggaggaagcatcaaagaattagaggaatgctgtgtgtctcAGTGgtggtacactgcaccctggctggctcgttccttccctgtggcccttttGTGAGGGAATGTTAAGTTGTCTACCGATAGGCTTTGCGTCTCTACTCACCTCCATCGTTGGCATCAGattctttgttttgggtcttctgatagctgatcccgtcgacacctcatgatcacacaggttggtgtgcttcctccatgtgggctcgttgcttccctgctagatggccacccgGGGTCTTCCATGGCCGGTTGTTCCGAGGCCACTCACTAGGCCCttctcccaaggtgcctctgggtggagttgaaaCTTCCACCCTTTTCAGTAGAAACCAAGCGCATCGCTTGCATCACCCCCTCTTTCGCCACTTCCTGACCATCTCTCACTTGGATgatgaaaaaccaaacccactgccatcaagtggattctagcTCCCAGTGACCCCAAGGACAGAGTAAGAACCgcttcttacatagtccaaggctacAGGGTTTTTTGCATTAGCTTATTGTAATTTTATTTACGTAGTTTCTAAATGATTTGatgttataaaatatatttttaattatgagaatgacgagtgcaacgaatgtataagggtgctttgctcaattgatgtatgtacagactgataagagccttatgagccccaataaaaagattttaaatatatatttaaatcattttattaggggctcatacaactcttagcacaatccatgcatacatcaattgtgtaaagcgcatctgtacattcattgccctcatcattctcaaaacatttgctcttcacttaagcccctggcatcagctcctcattttttcccttccctccccaatccccttccctcatgaatccttgataatttataacttattgttttgtcatatcttacactggctgatgtctcccttcccccatttttctgttgtccatcccccagggaggggggttatatgtagatccttgtaaccggtttcCCCCTTCTACACTATCTttgctccaccctccaggtatcgccactctcaccactggtcctgaagggatcatctgacctggtttccttgtgtttccagatcccatctgtgccagtgtacagcctctggtctgaccagatttgtaaggtagaattgggatcatgatagtgggggggggggagaagcatttaggaactagaggaaagttggttgctacgctgcaccctgactgcctcgtctcctccccaagacccttccataaagggatgtccaattgcctacagatgcactttgggtgtccactccacaccccccctcattcacaatgataggatttttttttgctctgatgatacctgataactggtcccttcaacacctcatgatcacacaggctggtgtgctgcttccatgtgggctttgttgcttcagagctagatggctgcttgtttaccttcaagcctttaagaccccagacactacctctttttagccaggcaccatcagctttcttcaccacatttgcttaagcacccactttgtcttcagtgattgtgtcaggaaggtgagcagcatggaatgctagtttaatagaacaaagtattcttgcattgagggagtacttgagtggaggatcaatgtccatctgctaccttaatattaaatctatacatatatgcacatagatctagttccatatcctcatacataaatatatttatatatgtacatgcctttatttagacatctataaatgccctttgtctc
This window of the Tenrec ecaudatus isolate mTenEca1 chromosome 10, mTenEca1.hap1, whole genome shotgun sequence genome carries:
- the PSMB6 gene encoding proteasome subunit beta type-6 isoform X2, which gives rise to MAASVVAAPELGLAPAWGPQALTPDWGNREVSTGTTIMAVQFDGGVVLGADSRTTTGSYIANRVTDKLTPIHDRIFCCRSGSAADTQAVADAVTYQLGFHSIELNEPPLVHTAASLFKEMCYRYREDLMAGIIIAGWDPQEGGQVYSVPMGGMMVRQSFAIGGSGSSYIYGYVDATYKEGMTKEECLQFTANAFSFCPQLSLWPWSGTAPVEG
- the PSMB6 gene encoding proteasome subunit beta type-6 isoform X1 gives rise to the protein MAASVVAAPELGLAPAWGPQALTPDWGNREVSTGTTIMAVQFDGGVVLGADSRTTTGSYIANRVTDKLTPIHDRIFCCRSGSAADTQAVADAVTYQLGFHSIELNEPPLVHTAASLFKEMCYRYREDLMAGIIIAGWDPQEGGQVYSVPMGGMMVRQSFAIGGSGSSYIYGYVDATYKEGMTKEECLQFTANALALAMERDGSSGGVIRLAAIAESGVERQVLLGDQIPKFTIATLPPP